From Drosophila santomea strain STO CAGO 1482 chromosome 2R, Prin_Dsan_1.1, whole genome shotgun sequence:
TGAAGGGACTTCGACCAGCGAACGACAGGTAAATGCATTTTTACTCCTTTATTTTTACGAAATAAacgtaaatataattttaagtgcagcggcagcagcagcagcagcgtcaATATCAACAAATTGGTTTACacgagaaaaacaaaaacagaaaacggTCAGGAcatgaaaatcaatttatttttaaggcaAACTTTAAGATGAAAGCAAAGTTTCAAACTGTTGTAAAAGTGGAAGtatttttaaagcaatttTGAATGCGTTTTCCATCTTGCTTACGTTCACTCCACCCATTTAATTTTCCCAACCCTTTTTCGGTGAACTGCATCAACGTCAGTCCATGTACGTAATTTGTAAATCACTGCTGCTGCCTCTTTTGTCCACTATTAGATGTCTAATGTAGGCGACCATCGATCCGTATCAATCAGGGTCCGTTTCTACGGCCTGTTTCCAGGGCTCGTCAAAGTTATTGCACCAAACAATGCTTTTGTTATCCTTTTGGCTACGCCAGGACCCAAAATGCGAATGGTATCAACGGTTTAGATACAAGACGAGGGGGCGAGATGCAAAAATCTGTGGCATCGAGGCGAAATTCGAGCTCATACAATTTGCAGTTAGGTCTCGCCTTATGCTTCGCCAAACTGATACAGGATACAGGCAGTACCATCCAGCTTTCCCTTGCAAACTCATATTCCCTTCAGGCAATCGactgcactgagcgaaatgcATGCGAAACTTGTCGTATAATTTGCATCTATTAAAGGATTTGATTAATTACcatttaatattgaaataaatatgtCCATAATAATGTAAAATTGATATGACCGCATAATGCGATTTTATGATTAAGCATTAGATTTGCTGCATTAGTAAGATAAAAGGAGTtcgaaatataaaaatttctCGGTGTGTACGTGCGTGTTGGttcattgttgttgtggcttGTTTGGTTTTATTGTGTTTATATTTGGCTTAGGGCATCAATTTGCTTTTATGCAAGGACGACCACAACGACAAGGAGTTCAGGATTCCGGCTGTAAGCTAGCATTATCAGTGAAGTCAGGCTAGGCAGCAATAACACAAATATGTCCATATATGCGTGTGCATGTGGAGCATGTACAATGTTCTTGGGTAGAAGACAGGGGGCATATTGCATTAGCTGGTAGTGCAACAACGTTGATGTTGCATCGATTACATAATCCATTTACACAAAtggcattttaaatacattattgACTGACAGAGGCGTGGAGCGCGTTTTGAACAAGGCTTCAGTTCGGCCAACATTGCGTATGCGTATTGTGCGCCAACCAAAGAGTTaagcaaattcaattgatGTGCATGGGCGGTAATATAGACGTATTAACGTCTCCCCCTCGACCTATTTAACAGATGTTTAATTTGTGCACAAATGCAATTGGGCTTACTTACATTTATTGAAGACTAGTAATATAATAACGAGCCTAGTTAGAGCGCAGATAACACATTGTTTAATTGAACATTGTAGACGTCTTTGTTAGAGCAAAGTCTTAAGCTATTTAATTGTACACAGGCCTTCAGAGAAGATTTGCCGTTGATTGAAGTATTGCCAGCGTTTAAATGCTATCAAATCATATCAAAACGTAATAAACTACTTAATCTATTTCAAGTGTGTGTAATTGTAGGACTGCAGTGCCTTTAAATAAATACccgttttatttaatttgactGCAAACATGATTTACTTTACATTAAGGCATGTTTGCTTtaatgcaaaagtttttttttcatgaatgacaatcttaaatttaaatccaGAGATATCGATACTTAGTATGAAGATATACGAAAACGTTTAAGCGTTAATAAGCGTTTTGTTTAACAGTGTTTATTACGTAAGTAAATTTGAGAACAGCAAAACTATTCTCCCATGACCACTTAAATTCGACAAAAGAgacattttataaatatttttgcagttGACACAAATCTCTTGATAATGAGGCATTTGACTTTGAAGTGGCGCCATCTGGTGCAGATATATGTGTTCGAGTGAAGTACTTtgatcaaacaaaaaaatatctcAACAATCATCAACAGCATTACCATGGCCATCATTATTATGGTGATGGGCAACAGAGTGCACACACGCCACAAAGTCATTTACCGAACCGAATCGTTTGGCACGTTTCGGCCCACAGATGGCGCATTGATGATGATTATACATATATCGCATGAGGACGTTGATGAGGatgcaatatattttaagcCAATGCCTGGCGTCGATAAATTAAAGTGCAGGCATCGAAGCAGTGCTGAATACGCTCATTAATAAGTATTAAGTAATAATGGAACAGTTGCAATGGTGCCTGGTGCAAATCGAAGCTTTTGAtgaaatttaagaaaaatttaaaacttattcAAAACCTTCACGCCACCCGGTAGGCAGCTGCAAAATGCAGGCGAAATCAAGCAGCAAGAAAATGCACACGGAAACCGAAAGCAGCAATGCAGAGTAGAAGCCAAGGGGATAGTGcagaaatacatatatatatatatatatatatgtatgtataaatgtaAAAAACAAGGCAAAATAAAGGAAGGAAAACGAAGCAGCCAGACAAAACCACAGGCACTAAAGATACCGAAAAGTAATGGAACTAATTGCTCAACGAAAGGCGGCCAGCCTATCAGTCAAAAGCCCATTGTTCCCCACgaaagtgaaaatgaaaatgccaatgccaagCTCAAAGCCAACTAGCTGCAATAATAATTGGAGCAACTGCAACTTGCAACCATCAACTAGCAACAAGCAACTTGCCACAACCAAGTGGCAACTACCatgtaatatataaaagcAAGTGCTTTGCGCGCAGGCGCCGACAGTTGAAATTCGCCAGCAGCCACGAAACTACGAGCTCTTAAATTCGAAAATCTGCATTCAACAGTtgctgaaatatttaaattgcgCGGTGGGAATATCGAAGTTTATTGGCCAACATGAGGAAGCATTGCGTAAGTAAGCCAGAAATGGATTGCCGAGGAAGTGTAACACATCAGCTAATTGTCTCTGTCACCTGATTTGCATCCGGTCGGATTTGGTTTACTTCAACTCGCGTAGATCAACTGGATTTGGATGTTTTTGCTGCTGGAACTGATTTTGATCAGAGCCGAACAGCAGGCAGAGGATCACAGGTTAGTTTGTCTTATAACAAGATTGCCCAATAAAGAAAGCGTTATACAATAATATCGGTGTTAACAATTGGcaaagttgaaaatttaaatataaaagtgATTGTTCCTCAAACTATTATTTGAACATAAAAATGCAACTTTTAATCCGTGGTTTAGTGCAACACCTCATTAAAAAACTGTTAACTAACAACTTATCCTTTCTCACATCGAATCgaataaatgataataaatcgaatcgaatgatATTTGCTACTTGTGCTTTCACTTTTCCCGCAGAATTCAGCGTCGTTTTATGTGGCAAGAGATGAATAACTCGGTGATGGGTGGCGTGCTGGGAAGGATGTTCAACGGAGCACGGGCGATGAAGTCGATGCTCACGGATCTCATGCCGAGCACGGCGGGATATGGACAGAAAGTCAACATGGATTTACTGCCAACAGAAATGACGCGAGTAAAGTACATTATTCGCAATCCACAAACTAACAAGCCGATGAAGATCATCAAGATGAGACCGTCGCCAAAGAAAGTGATTAAGCTGAGGAGACCCTTACCCAAACCCACTATTACTGAGTCCTCGGTGATGATCTCCCACGGAATCCATAAAGATCATCGGATGAGACAGTTGGAAAAGGAGCAAGAACTCATAGCCGAGGGCAAGGCACCGATGACCAGCGATGAGGCCATAATGGATAAGTACTTTAAGAAGCGTCCACGAGGCGGTTCCTCCAACGAGGTCATCTCTGGCAAGATTATGGAGTACCAGAGCTGGAAACCCGTGTACAAGGCGGGTGAAACACCTTCAACTTTCGTGACTTTAAAACCACAACCCCTGACCCATTTGCACACGGACATATCCAGTGGGGATCATGAGATGTTGCCAAAACCCGAGAAGCTTGTGAGCTACGAGTACGAAAGGGAAGAGGATGACGAGGCGGAGAACGAGGTGGCCAAGCAAATGGGTCACCGATACGAGGTCACCGAACATACAGGCGAAGCTAGCGGCGAGGTGGAAACGGTCGAAACAGTGGCCTCCATGGAGAGTGGTTTTGTGCCCAGTCAGGGAATGACGTTCAGGTCTCCACCACCGGTACAGCATGCTCCGAGGCCCAGACATCGAACTCCGTCCAGTACCACGAGTACCAGCACAACCACAACAGAGGCACCCAACTATCCCGCCTCGTTCCTGAAGAAATACCGCGAACGAGAGGCCACCACCACCCGCAGACCCCGGAAACACCACAACAAGGAGGCCTATCTGATCCGCGAGAGCGAGGACAGCTCGGAGGGCAGGACCACACCGCCATCCTTTGCGATGAGCAGTTTGAGGGCTCGCCTCCAGGATCAGCAGCGCCACCAGAAACACCAGCAcaagcagcagctggaggaggaggagctggaggccGCCCTCGTGGATGCCATGCATGGCGAGAAGTGGCCAGCGGAGGTGGCCCACAGCGGCTTCCAGCTGGCCAGTCCCATTGGACCCAGTGCGGTGGCATTCGAGCAACCTGTGGCCAAGGCGCCAAGGGGCCAATACAAGCGCCAGACGCGCGACAATATCCGTCAACGTGGATCAATCAAGTTTGGCGACAAACCCAACTACGATGAAGCCTGAGGAGGCGGGCAAAGTCACCGGGTAGCAGTCACCAAAGAGCCAAAGGCTGCAATTTGGCTAcatgaattttaaataaattcagtAGTTTTTTGTGACACATGTACGAAACTTCCCCCTCTACAATGAGAGTGACCCTTTTggctttaatttaatttatgtcaatgcaaacattttattcagTACAAATATGTACAAGTCAAAATTGTAACAagttatgtatatttaaaactaGCTTAGAAGAAACACAATTTGTTACAAGTTTACAAAATATACTAGgaaaacattatttaaaattaaacctTGACTTTGTTATTTGAATAACTCAAGTGAATATCTCAAGTGGTGACTCTAAAAGTGTTTTAAAGATATTTctaaaaaactttaaatacaaaaatactcACATGTTAAGATTGATTTCCTCTGTGTGGACTTATCTATTAACCACACTTGAACTCTGTTTAATTGGCTTATCTAAGATTTAAGTTTCGCAAAGTAAAAGTAAGCTAAACTAACAATTTCCCAGTGgattgcatttcattcgcgGCACAGAGTCAATGCACTCATGACACGCAATAATATGCAGCATGCCGCAACGAACATAAAACTctggaaatattttgacttttAATTAATGCCAGTTAGCGATTTTCCCTTGgatgtttgtgtgtgcgtatgtatATGTGAAAGTGTTATCGCATTCCGCTTAGCAGCTTGCATTTGAcaactaatttaaaaagtttacatGGCCGACAGCCTTGGGCTCTGAAATCGAGAGCATTGCGGCGAAGTGGGTTAAACCTGCTATAAATTCCAGAACAAAAGCCATAAGACACACTGTGCGACAGAGGCGGGTATAGAGCAAAGGAGAGAGATAGCCAGATATCCAGATGGAGGGACGAACAAAGAAAAGCGCATTTCCACTTTGAGTGCGGTTTTTAATCAACTAAAGCAGCGCCAACAACAAACTGCAACTGAATTAAAAAACTCAGAATGCCCAGTAAAACCCCAGGAAAGTGGAATGagaatggggatggggatggagggaaaagggaaaacgcgataaactttaaatgaaaCGTCATGTCGACTTAACTGGCAAGGGGAAAACGCAGGGAAATGCCGGAAAACTGGGGAGCCTACAGATTGGAATTGCCGATAGCCAACTATGCAATGAAAATAAGATAAGGAAATTCTAGATTACCGACCATCCAGAAATGAATTGGGTCCAAAATTAGTTAGATAAAGTTCTAAATTTTAAAGACCCCGGTAAATTTGCTAATACCTTTGCATGCTTAGATATctataaaaattgtattatatataaaaaataaatataattaataatatattcatttatttaagcatgcaagaaaaataaatctcttagaagtcattaaaattattttaatcaAACAACCCGGAGCTAACAAAAGTTTCCTTTCTTATTTAGCACTCGTTCTTTGCGAAAAACTTTCGTTTATCAAGAAATTAAATGCTTTATGTGATTTCAATACTTGCACAAGACTTTTCatccaaatgaaaatgtatctctaccttaaatataatataaaatccATAAGAATCTTTAATTTTCCAGCGAAAATCAGAATCAAGATGAACTCACCTGGCGCCCAGAGAAGCAGGTGGGCCACCAACAAAAACCAATTGTTAGTTTGTtcggtgccacgccccccgcaAAGTCTCACCTACGCCCACGtaaaaaagcaaacgaaagTTTGCGAGTAGAATTTGCCTTTTTTCAAGGACATTATTGGGGACATGACTGGGCTGACTTCCTTTTCTGCATATTTGGAAGGTGGCTTCGAAGTCAGGGTCCATGTCGACCTATACACCTGTCCACTGGCAGGAAACGTGTcctttgccacgccccctaaTCCCGCCATGAAGGCTGTCCCACTGTAGAGTGCGCCAAATACAAATTAGAATTTAAATGAACAATGCAACTGGAGCGGAAGTTTCTGCGAGTCAAAGTGGATTTCTATCTAACTATGTGAATATTCGAGGGTGTAAGCTGAACGCCAAGTTCGGAAACCATATATGTATTCACATAAAGGTTTATGTTTAGACTTATGCGAATCCTTCACGCGCTAATCGTCTTTTAgcaatgaaataaatatgattaaccatttttaaatgttttatccTATCTTTATATATCCAACGTTTTGGTAGTTGTCTTTCAATACTAGGAacagaatttttaaaatattttagcaGCAACGTATTAGCAAGAACTCCTGGAAGTGGGCATAATGTCATACAGTTTGGCACGTAATTTGCCATCCTTTCCCCTCTTTGCTCCTTTGACTGCCCCATCTGCATCGCAGTCCTGTGGGGTATTTCGTTGAAACTGAAAATCGGAGGAAGAAAAAGTTTCCAGATTTTTGCACTGAAGGCGATGTCAAACTGGGTCGCTTCAACTCATCGGCGAAATGTCAAATGGATTAATGGA
This genomic window contains:
- the LOC120444739 gene encoding uncharacterized protein LOC120444739 gives rise to the protein MRKHCINWIWMFLLLELILIRAEQQAEDHRIQRRFMWQEMNNSVMGGVLGRMFNGARAMKSMLTDLMPSTAGYGQKVNMDLLPTEMTRVKYIIRNPQTNKPMKIIKMRPSPKKVIKLRRPLPKPTITESSVMISHGIHKDHRMRQLEKEQELIAEGKAPMTSDEAIMDKYFKKRPRGGSSNEVISGKIMEYQSWKPVYKAGETPSTFVTLKPQPLTHLHTDISSGDHEMLPKPEKLVSYEYEREEDDEAENEVAKQMGHRYEVTEHTGEASGEVETVETVASMESGFVPSQGMTFRSPPPVQHAPRPRHRTPSSTTSTSTTTTEAPNYPASFLKKYREREATTTRRPRKHHNKEAYLIRESEDSSEGRTTPPSFAMSSLRARLQDQQRHQKHQHKQQLEEEELEAALVDAMHGEKWPAEVAHSGFQLASPIGPSAVAFEQPVAKAPRGQYKRQTRDNIRQRGSIKFGDKPNYDEA